One genomic region from Papaver somniferum cultivar HN1 unplaced genomic scaffold, ASM357369v1 unplaced-scaffold_24, whole genome shotgun sequence encodes:
- the LOC113340822 gene encoding probable ethanolamine kinase yields the protein MGAQNIWNAIEVAEEARESSNSNNPSSSITIEISLPLPDMIPQIIKLCKDLFKKWSNLEDSRFSVETVSGGITNLLLKVTVREEDGNTVFMTVRLYGPNTEYVIDRQRELLSIRYLSVAGFGAELFGVFGNGMVQSFINARTLEPSDMKKPNLAAEIARQLSKFHQVEIPGSKEPQLWNDIFKFLERASGLKFDEHEKQRRYETISFEEVRHAVNELKHLTDLLNAPVVYSHNDLLSGNLMLNDDEEKLYFIDFEYGSYSYRGYDIGNHFNEYAGFDCDYSLYPNKDAQYHFFRHYLKPDVPQEVSDKDLEALYVETDSYKLASHLYWALWALIQAKMSPIDFDYLGYFFLRYDEYKRQKAKSLSLVQSFLANPHTR from the exons ATGGGAGCTCAAAACATCTGGAACGCCATCGAAGTTGCAGAAGAAGCTCGAGAATCTAGTAATTCTAATAATCCTTCATCTTCTATTACTATTGAGATCTCTCTTCCTCTCCCTGATATGATTCCTCAAATCAT aaaattgTGCAAGGATCTGTTTAAGAAATGGTCAAATTTGGAGGATTCTCGTTTTTCAGTGGAGACTGTTTCTGGGGGCATAACTAATCTAT TGTTGAAGGTTACGGTGAGAGAAGAAGATGGGAATACTGTTTTCATGACTGTTAGATTGTATGGACCAAATACTGAATATGTGATTGACCGACAACGGGAGCTTCTG TCCATCAGATATCTCTCAGTAGCTGGATTTGGTGCTGAGTTGTTTGGAGTATTTGGGAATGGCATGGTGCAATCTTTCATCAACGCACGTACGCTTGAACCATCAG ACATGAAAAAGCCAAATCTGGCTGCTGAAATTGCACGCCAACTCAGTAAATTTCATCAGGTGGAGATACCAGGTTCTAAAGAGCCACAATTGTGGAACGATATCTTCAAGTTCCTTGAAAGAG CATCTGGTCTTAAGtttgatgaacatgaaaagcagagAAGGTATGAGACAATATCGTTTGAAGAAGTTCGTCATGCTGTTAATGAGCTGAAG CATCTAACAGACCTCCTTAATGCTCCAGTGGTTTATTCTCACAATGATTTGCTTTCTGGAAATTTGATGCTCAATGATGATGAAG AAAAGCTTTATTTCATTGATTTCGAGTACGGGTCGTACAGCTACAGAGGCTATGATATTGGAAACCACTTCAATGAATATGCAGGCTTTGATTGTGACTATAGCTT GTACCCCAATAAGGATGCACAGTATCATTTCTTTAGGCATTATTTGAAGCCTGACGTACCACAAGAG GTGTCTGATAAAGATCTTGAAGCTCTATATGTCGAGACAGATTCTTACAAGTTAGCGTCGCACTTGTATTGGGCGCTATGGGCATTAATCCAG GCTAAGATGTCTCCAATCGATTTCGATTATCTTGGGTACTTCTTTTTGCGTTACGATGAATACAAGAGGCAAAAGGCTAAAAGCCTCTCACTGGTGCAATCATTCCTTGCTAATCCTCATACCAGGTGA
- the LOC113340820 gene encoding uncharacterized protein LOC113340820, producing the protein MLGCKELAVSSEDDFERSNEPHQIFMDVFYGRNVAGDACSITGPSDGDSGCFVTRNIAGFGFGPLNYSVCISRYYLDTSTKRMKRSDGGVLSAPANESSNGDLPITVQGRARDGNASQNAIAATVSSSNNSLTDLYSRLRDNVNYLLKAAGWSVEKKKVGKKSSVHTSYKSPTGEIFTAFYKIWDLFGDSMFAGNYKMIRQEDGKQWINIKEFGSDLSEALIDFEKEDCSQMEPSYALVRKWSLLDPFVTVVMIKKQILTLRKGMPVKVATTVVSDLAKGIEAVPTQQDSRLSLALELGQSNSKDLKETQGNEKAPDIFTLADAIP; encoded by the exons ATGTTGGGATGCAAAGAGCTTGCTGTATCGTCTGAGGATGACTTTGAAAGATCAAATGAACCGCACCAGATTTTCATGGATGTTTTCTATGGAAGAAACGTTGCAGGAGATGCTTGCAGCATTACAGGACCGAGTGATGGTGATTCTGGTTGTTTTGTGACCagaaatattgctggatttggATTCGGTCCCCTAAACTACAGTGTCTGTATCTCACGGTATTATCTCGATACTTCTACTAAACGAATGAAGCGGTCAGACGGCGGCGTGCTTTCTGCTCCGGCAAATGAATCCTCCAATGGTGATTTACCTATAACAGTTCAAGGTCGTGCTCGTGATGGGAATGCCTCTCAAA ATGCAATTGCAGCCACTGTGTCGTCATCGAATAACTCTTTGACGGATCTATATTCTCGTCTACGTGACAATGTAAACTATTTACTTAAGGCAGCAGGTTGGTCAGTTGAGAAGAAGAAGGTAGGCAAAAAGTCTTCTGTGCATACATCTTATAAGTCTCCCACTGGGGAAATCTTTACTGCATTTTACAAAATTTGGGACTTATTTGGTGATAGTATGTTTGCTGGTAATTACAAAATGATACGGCAAGAAGACGGCAAACAATGGATTAATATTAAAGAGTTTGGCTCTGACCTATCAGAAGCACTGATAGACTTTGAGAAAGAGGATTGCAGTCAAATGGAACCTTCGTATGCGTTGGTTCGCAAATGGAGTCTtctggatccttttgttacagtGGTGATGATTAAAAAACAGATTCTTACCCTAAGAAAGGGAATGCCAGTCAAAGTGGCCACAACTGTGGtgtcagatttggctaaggggattGAGGCTGTGCCCACTCAGCAAGATAGCAGGTTAAGTTTGGCATTGGAGTTGGGGCAATCAAACTCGAAGGATCTGAAGGAAACTCAGGGTAATGAGAAAGCACCGGATATTTTCACACTTGCTGATGCAATTCCTTAA